DNA from Larimichthys crocea isolate SSNF chromosome XIII, L_crocea_2.0, whole genome shotgun sequence:
ataaattctaATCTTATAAATGACTGTAGATTGAACCACATAAAACATTCTGCCCATGACATTAAAATACTGTCtagatgtgtgtgcacatatttttagatttaaatggTTTTAATCCACTCATTCAGCTGATTGTACTAGAGTAAAACTTTGAATGCAGAACTGTCATATCTCTCCTTTCATTTAAGTAAAGGTTCTGTTGTGAAGAAAGTCATGTGAACTGCCTCCACAGGAGTTTCCAATCATGgtgtaaatattttatactcTTCAAACCATTGTTTGATTAAATGTGATTGATATGCAGTGACCCACACCATGTCAGAAAAAAGTCTCACTAGATCAGCCCTCTGTACCGGCCTGTACCATTCTCTTGGTGTACGTCAAACATGCACTTGCCCATTTGGCAAGAATATGGTGGATGACTCATCATACAACATCTCTGTAGACCAGAGCAAATGGACTCTCAGGGGTGCCTTTATCTTTATAATGAGGAGTTAATGGACTATAACCGTATTTGAACATCCCTCTATGTAATTGTTAACGGACTGTTTTTAATGAGCATCACTGACATTTTCCCCATAGATCTAAATGTCACTTTAGTCACCATTCTGGTCGAAACATGAGCCAGTTAGGCCGTCTTTGTGACTGAAGCTTCAACATCCGTGCCCTAACAGTGAACTGGCTTTCAAAGTCATCTTTTCCTCTTGCTGTCTTGATGCAAAACCAGATTAAACTGGACCTGCTCAGCATTTTTATGGCATACAGTGCAACTGTGTGGAAGCCTTTGCTTCGGATAATCCATTACATTTATTGAGGTTTtatccctttttaaaaaaaaaaagtatcaccCATCTGTGTGTCACCAACAGTGATGCCAGTAACGCGCTACTTAGTAACGCGTTACTGTAGTCTGACTACTTTTTTCAGTAACGAGTAGTCTAACGCAACTACTATTTCAAAACCAGTAGTCAGACTACAGTTACTTATCTAATATTAAATGCGTTACTTTTTCGCATTTCACTCTGTAGAATCAATGAGTTCAACGCGCCGTTTGATTGGAACTTCCGGgcagttttttttgcaaatgttcTGTCCTCATATCTCTGCGGCGCGAGAGAGAGTTAGCTGCAACTTTAGTGTGCTATGGAGGAAGAGCGGTTCGCGTTTAGCAGTTGGAAATACAAGGactattttgattttatttcagttaatgATGGTAACATCAAGGTCCGATGCACGCTCTGCCCTGGCGAGAAAGTACTCTCGACTTTCAAAAATACCACGTCTAACCTAAAGAAGCACCTCGATAAACAGCACGCCACAACAAGCTTAAAGGAGCGAGCACCACCcggagtgaaagaaaaagacatggTAGGTCCCAGTCCTAAACAGATGAGGCTTGATTTCGAAGCAAAGCCAACTAGTGGTGCCGAATTGAACCGGTTAGTTGTATCTGCTAGGCCTATATGCTGCAAGTAACTAAAAGTAATCTAACTTAGTTACTTTCAAAATCAAGTAGTCAGTAACGTAACTAAGTTACTTTTTCGAGCAGTAGTCAGTAGTCAGTAGTCGATTACTGTTTCAAAGTAACTATGGCATCACTGGTCACCAACTTGGTCAACATCGTAGCTAATTAAACCCACAAATATGTAGTTTAGTAGTTTAGGAAAGTGACCTATATTGTGTAGACAGACCTCTTTTATCTAGAGCCTGTTCTTTAAAGACGTGCAGTTGCGTAAAGAATGTCTTGCAATAAACTGAGGTGAAGACCAATTATATGTTGAGACACTTCTGCTACAGTGAACAAACAGTCTGCTCTAATTGAACATCATTGGCGTTACAGTTTCCATGTGGCTTCACCTCCAGACTGCCTCAGATTCTGCTGACCTCTACACTGAATATTTGTGTTGTAATCCATACTAAAGTCTTAAGCAACACAGATTTCTCTCTGTTATTGGATGCAATGACTCAAGGGCTCGAAGGATCAGGTCAGACTAGATTTCAAATGTCTTCCAGCCAGACAACAGGGAAAGGGTGACGCGAGTAACATGCCATTCAGCATTGTAGTGTGATGAAGTGTTCCTAGGTGTGGCAGCACTGAGGTCAATACTTTGATTACCAGTAATTTGCCCTACCTAGTATTTATCTTTTGCGGTCCAACAGTATGACTtagtacacagtacacataAGCTGAGTCagatatttgtctttttgacatatttctgtgaccattttatttctcagattaaaaaaataagcagTAAGAGAGGACTGAGGGTTGTCACCTGAGTCTTGGACTGGGGTGTAACTGAAACCAGCGTGATAGGGTGTGGGGCTGTCTATGTACAAAAATCTGGGTGTGTTGGGATTATCCCACCAGATTGTGATTGAAATCACGCTGTCCCACAGGATCATATGGCTTTTATGTTCTCACAAGTATACAcctctgacatgtttttatttgtgctaAAGGTTTTTCAGGTCAGCTCccccgtttgtgtgtgtgtatatgtcaaGTTAAAGTGTCTCCCAATTCTTTACCACTTATTCATACTGGAAATAATGACAGTTAGTTTAATATAACCAAAGATATCGGTTATTGTGATGCTTGAGTATGATGTAATGGACGTTGTTCCACGATGCAATGCACACCTAAATTGGAGGAGCTACTTAGCTGGAAAAAATGATAAGTGGTTGAGTCAGCAAACATCTCAACAATACAGCTGCGAGTCTTTGTTCACATTCACGCTTTActtttttaaaccattaaaaTGAACTCAATGAATCtttatcaaacaaacaagaacattcCAGACACAGACTCTtttgtatatgtttgtttaGGGACTTCAGTATGTACTTCCTGCAAGAACTTCAGTCATGGGGCACTGAGTAAAACTGGAGTGACAGGTTCTGAACAATGGGTTCACTCCCCTTCCCGAGTATCTCCCCTCCCAGTTCTGAATCACACTAACCTTAACCCTTTTAAACTACAATAGGCAGCATTCACTTATTTGTCTTCTCAATTTGTCATCTCTAAACAGACGGTATCACCACTcctagtttattattattattattatgattatagtattactactactactatacaACCATATAACATGTTCTACCAGTatcactttgtgtttgtacttttttttttttttgtatactaACTGCAAAAATATAAggctatactgtatgtatgtattttaaagaaactttttttggtCACCATCTGTAGCCCACACAGATTTTCCAGAATTGGCTCCTCTAGAGCCTAAATAGTTTTCATGTGCTCTGGAGCTCTCATTACAAATAATGGCTAATTTTTAAgctttgtttgtgttaattatttTCGCCTAATAATCTTTTATgtgatacataaaaaaaaaaattgtaaatttgtaaaattgtatttatttttacatttttatttccatttctatGTCCCGACATGCCACACATTTATGCTGCTCTGAATTTGTTGTATGTAGTGCAAAGTGCACGTAAGCTTAGACCCTGAGCTCACAAAAGTCCCAAGTTGATGACAACCATTCAGATCTCTTTCCTGTGCGGGAAGCTTTCGTCAACATACttcacataacataacataataaaacGTGTTTAGAGTTCCTGGTGTGCAAACTAATAGTTAGAATTTACAGGGGCTACACAGGGTTATAGTCGTCTGCAGCCATTTTCTCTGTCTGGAAGCTAATTACAGCCGTTAAATGAAGCTAATAAAATAGCTCAAACTACTTCCTAATGTAGCTCAAAATCCAAGTTTGGTTTCATACATGCAACCTATAGAACCTTAATTTGGATAAAGAAAACCTTTAAtcagtgggggaaaaaatacaacTTCTATTTGTAAGCGTTTTCATCACAAGGCCAGGAAaaggagattttaaaaaagaatttaCTGTGTTGGAGTGATTAGTTGATCATTATTACTGGGAGAGGCATCTTTGAGGACGAAAGAGTAGAAGTAGCAGAAGAATTACATTATCAAGTAAATAAAGTATACTGCAATGTTTATAAGTAAGTAAACATGAAGTATAATAAGTTAACTCAAAAGAGTTAAGACTGAGACAACTTCCTAGTGCTACCAAGAGTTTGTATGACCTCGACCAGTAATGGGAGTCAAAACACTCATCCGTGACACTGACTTTGTGTAATTATAGTCAACCATGCGAGACCTTTGTAAAATGTCTGAAACTGCAACATCTGAGTGGATGGTAAACACTGAAATTGTCTTGGCTTTCAGTAAAGGTCTTCATTTCAGTCAGACATGAAAAGATGTTTACCTGAATGCAGACCTGTTTATCAGTCTCAGTCTGTATCAGTCTGTGGTTTTGTCTTCATAATTATAGCATGTTGCAAACCTTTTTTTGCTAattgttttattcttcttcCCCTTCCCTCACTCCCCTGTCCAACTTTGTGTTAATGCCAGGTCAAACTCTGCAATGCTACAAGTGTAACATCGGCATCTGGAACATGTGCCTTACCACTAAAATGACGTGTGGTAGTGGAGAACAGTGCTTCAGTGGTATCGGGAAAGCAGGTAAGGCTGCCAAAAATCTCGCTGGACCACATTCTCCTAAAAGAAGAGTGTTCTCAATGCGCACATCACCCCGCCAGTTGCATTCTCAAAatactcaacaacaacaataagaagAAGAGCTTTAGAACTTTATCAAAAGGTGGAAACAAGGAGTTTTATTATGCTGGAACAATTGGGTTACTTGATAACTCAACTGGTCGATCAATAgaaaacatttatcatttaaaccAATGATTTCCAATCAGGGATACTTTTACCTCAGGGCACTACTGCCAGAAAAATAAACCTGTCATTTGTAACATAAACTAATTGTGTTGTAACTTAGAGTGTGTGAACTCGTTAGCAAGTAAGACTTTTCAGATGATTCAGATGGTAAAGTGATGAATTCACATTTGAAACAGCTGGTTAggatacaaaataataaacttcTTCAGTCTTTGCTAAAAATAATGGGGTTAAACATTCtcccaaaatatgtttttacatgATAATATGTAGATATGTGCACATAATCTCCAACACTACTGTAATTAGTGTAAAGTTAGGTTTAATTGTAATGTGTAGAAGTGATTAATCTGATTACATTTCCTAGATGTGAGCTGTGTGATAGATGGCACATAGAATGTTCTTGCTCCTGAAGAGGTTTATGATGAACGTTAATGTTAATATAAGCATCATATCAGGTGTTACAAATTACAGATCTGCCTCTTATCACCATATTGATGTTTAAGTGTTATGAAAAGATAGCTAGTGGCGATCTTCCCTCATAACAGATAAACTTGATTTTCTAGAGGCTCCTCCTAGAGGCTGGCGGTGAATCATTTGACTAAAATGCCGTTTTACAGGAAGACTTACGGACTTATCATAAATATTCACTCGAACAGGAAGAGTGTAGTTGAAAATAATTCCCGacaaattttttatttattcctgtcTGTGATGATGTTTGCTGGCCAGATTTTATAggaaactatttatttatttttagaatttgCCCTATATTTGCATATGTTTATCTTTATTGGGATTTGTTGAGGGTAAAAAAAGCTTGTAAGGCcagattcagaccaaatccagTTCAGTTTTTCCGATTCATTTGAATGGGTTTACCGTGTTTACTGCCAGGAAGAAATGCAGCAGGAGAAGTTGTGCCAGCTTCGAGATTTCCTGCTGCATTTTTGCGCCATGTTACGGTAGCCAATCTGATGTTCAGACAGGTACATACATAACAAAGTCTTcacccaacaacaacatgcagtGTATGAGTGCATATCTCTCACTCTGCAACTCCAACCAACCATTTCAAACACGATGAACAATAGACACTGACCGTGATTGTCTATGCTTGTTGTCGCTCCACAGCCAGCTTCGTGGATATCTCGATGAAGGGCTGTCTAGCAGTGGCCGAGTGCAACCAGACCAAAGAGGTGAACTTCCCCAGCAGTACCTCCAACTCTACCGTCTACACCATGACCAAAACGTGCTGCTCCACCGACCTGTGTAATGCTGCGCCTGGTCTGCCCGCGACATCTGGTCTGAACCTGGCCCTGGCCACATTCACTGCTCTGTTTGTGGCCATTAACCTGGTTTGACAGGAGATAGATGACGGATGACATAAAGTGCatacacatgaaacacacatagGTCTTGTGTTATACTGTCCTTGAGGTGTATTGCACTCTTTGGCTTTGTGAGAACAGTAAAAATGTAATCCcctcttttcattttgtattattaGATTAAAAAGTGCCCCAGTCCTTATTTCTCtatcagaaatattaaaatgttagttTACACACAAAGTGTAAAGGTTTCTAGTGTGCAACACTGACATAAAAGATGATTTAAGAAGTCCACCACATGTCACTGTGTCACTAAACTGTTAATTTGTGGCTTGACAGCTTAAAAGAATACTCCAGCATTTTAGGAAATACACTCTTTCCCCACAGTAGAATTAGAAGATCAGTACCTCTCTCATTATGTCTGTTAAATACTTAATAGCTTAGCCTAGCCTAGCatataaagactggaaacggagAATCTACTAGCCTGGCTCAGGCTGAACATAATATGCCTACCAGCGCCGCTAAAGTTCACTAATTACAATGTTAGATCTCGTTCGTTTAATCCGTACAAATTAATTAGTTAGCTTGAAAGGTGTTATTGTATTCTTTTACCaatggacagagccaggctagcagtttcccaGTTTCTATTCTTAATGCTAACCATGGACATGGTGGTACTGTTCTTCTCATCTAACTATGTAAGAAGTGGAATAAGTATATTTCTCAAATtgctgaactattcctttaatttaTTGCTTTTGACCCACTGTATTGACATTTTAGAGTCATAATATTCAAATTCCACCATGTAGATTTCAAAGCTTCtatgaacatttcatttattgccatttattttgtgtttattaatgtgtggCTAACATGTAAATTGTCTCTTGGCTTCTGTCTGGTGCTGTCTGTGAaaatatttctttctattttgCTGGTTTTTCCCAATTCCTATTTTTGATATTTGTCTCAAATCCACACTGCACAACATTGTGAGGTAAAAGCTTTTGTTTATCTTGCTagtttttattgtgtgtatatatctatatatatatctggcGAAAAACAAGGTCAAATTGCTCAGTAGATTTTGAATTAGAATGAAGATAGCAGCAATTTGTCAGGGCTGATCCGAACATATCCTCTATTCAACACAAATCAGTAAAGATCATCAAAACATTCCTGAAACCAACacttttggcattttttttttccaaaaatcaaatgtgtttgGTTATGTAGACAGGTTatgttgaaaaatgaaataaattttcaaacttggaaaaaaacaacaactcgtGTTCTTTGTGTTATTACTCATGTGAGTTGGTGTCATCTTTCAAATTGCTTGGGCTTGTAGCCATCCTGCAGGACCGACCGGTTTTCAGGTTTCAGTGCCTCACAGCAGAGATACAGTGCTACTACTGGTATTTGGCACATTTTCAATGTATGAGGACATTacaaagctacaaaaaaaaagaaatccccaACCCAAGTGGGCTGTTTTTAGAAATTGTCCCTCAAATTAAGCATTCCTTCAGTCACATGTAGATGTGAGATATAAatatgtctgttttctgttctgttggtcaaataaatcaaaatgaacatGCCACCATGGCTTCTGGAAGTTATACTActacatttttccattttttttaccGATGACAAACAAATTAGAAATTACAAAAGAAAGACTTATGAAGTTATCAATGTATGCTTGTGATTTAATCTGTGATTAATTATTCTTTAACTTGTTAGACAGGCTCAGACCATTTGGTTTCAATTTGCACTTGTCAGGTGAATCTCAGTGACTCTTCCCCCAAGGCTAAAGACAATAGGCTTGAAGAATTCCCCTATGTCCCCTCCCATCACCTGTCTCATTATATAAATGGCTCTCACCAAAAAAGTCCATCACTTCTTATCTTACACAGCTTCTGATCTCCTGGgaggaaggattttttttttaaattttctttgaAACCAAGAACAAAACCGACAAAACAAGATGGGAAGGATCTTATTTGGAGTGCTTGCAGCTGTTGCATCTATCATGCTAGGTAAGATTGAACAAGGATCGATCAATCATCACAGATTTGTTATATTAAAGAGAGActtaagtacacacacaaaaaaatcagacaGTCCTGTaaagtttcctgttttcaacTTGTTAAAATACAGTGCGTAATAATGTGTAATTATATaagcaaaaaagacaaatactaCGGGTGAATTCAACTTTTTATGCTCAGTTTAGTAtcatttcatttgacatttttattaatttttttgcaaatgtgGTATCAAAATTAAATTGATGAAAAGAAGGTATTTTGGCAAATGATCCACGTTAATCTCTAAAAAATGTAAACCTCTCCACCTGATGGACTTACTTACaatttgacttcattttttGGGTCAGTTCACCAGAATTATAGAGacatttttcttacatttaGTGGTATCTGGCCTGGCACATATTTTCAGTGTGTTCACGTTTTAATCAAAGTTTGGTTGTGTCTCTGAAAACACTCAGGAAACACATCAATGTGTTTTATACTAGAAACAATACCATGGGATAATCCACAACCctcactgtcaacagttttcaaTTGAACAATTGAAATTCCACTAATCTCCGGTAAATTGGGATGACAGCAACACATCTAGAAGCATATATCTGAAAACCATAGAAAGTGGAACcaacataaaatgttttatttgtgtgatttaaGTGAACTGACCCTTAATACGAACACTCCAAATGAGCATGAAACCTACTTTAAGTCACCATTCAGTAAAAGCTCACCACTCATTTGCATCCTTATACATTTGATACTTCCTATGACCATGAATATTCGACCAGAAGTCAAACAGTTTTGTCAAAATCAACATGATGATCATCTGATTTGTTATTTAGAGTTTGTTTATTTACCCCGGGCGGGGTTTAACAGCATTGAATTGTTTGCACCACAGTGCAGGGTGTGGTGgatcacaaattatttttaaaagataaaataagatggAGCCAAAAGAAATGGTTAAACCATAAACATAGGAGAGGTAGAAGAGGTCTACAATTATTTGAATACCAAACATTCATGCTGATATCAGGAATGAATTATATGAATTAAAGCAAGAACGGCCTTATTTATTGCAGCTCTTGATACAGATACCTCGTTGAATAAACCTGTTTCTGTTCCCTTCAACCACACAAACGTTTAACTCTTGTGCTTTCACCTGTGTTTCAGTGGACAGTCTGACCTGTAACCAGTGCCAATATGGACTTCTCGGGTTTTGCCTCAGCTCTAGCGAACTGACCTGCAGCACCAACACCAGCGTCTGCTTCACTGGAAAAGCAAGTAGGTCaactcctaaaaaaaaaaagctcacaccCTCTCCCTTCAAACATTACACAACAGCACACGCACGTTTCAAATGAAATCACTTCCAAATACTGttatactgacacacacacacactaaaccaGTATCCCCATCTGACCAGATATTCAAGTTAGTTATCCTAATACTGATTCACTCTAGTCATTCCCTCATTTACGGTAGTTattgtgtacatactgtataacatCATGTATCTATTACCtagggttttttttaatcaggtttattattAAGTAGATTTTCATGTGCAAAGAATTAGTTGTTTTGGCACATAACATATGAAGTAGAAAGATTAGATAAGGAATGGAGTATGTCAAGCACAGGCAGATAAATGTATGTAGAATATGGGACCGAGATAAAAAGAgctgtgcaggaatgtgcattCATGTTCAAATATAGTTATCAAAGGTAGTAGTCCAAGAGAAGATGTGCAATAATATGACTCTTTCACTCCGTAGACCATACATTAGTGTAACATGTAAGGGTCCTGGTCATTTAAgtgaaaatattgtcatttaCATTCAAGTTCCACTGTCCACTGAAGAAGAAccaaagaagagaaggaaagaatgTGATTTTGTTATTAGTGATTTCATCTTAAATGTATCTGAAGCTGCAAaattaagaaaatgtattttaaaagtatataaacatatgtgtaaatgtgttgcaGTACAAAGTAATAAAATTGTAGCAGTACCTCAAAATGGTATTTGATTAAACATGCCAAGTTACATTCCATTTTTCTAAAACATCCGTCTCTCCTCAGCTTTCCCATCCGTCTCCAGCTCCGTGGGCTTCAACACTCAGGGTTGCCGTGAGCCCATGGGCTGTAACGCAACCATGAACGCTACCCTGATTGGTGTTACCTACCAGACCAGAATCGAGTGCTGCTCAACAGACAAGTGCAACCCCGTCCAGCTCAGCGGTGCCCCTTCCACAAAGATGACCCTCACTGCCGCCCTCGGTGCAGCCATCCTGGCCTCTGTGTGGGGAAGCATGCTATAATATGCCTAccgctaaatcacaaaaacaagtGCTGATTAATTCATTGAgtctttacaaaaacaaacgctccgtccaaaataaaacatttggatCTTATGAGTTTATAAGTGATTATTTGTATGCTCATATGGTGTGACACTCTTTTTTCCATAACTCAGGTTTCGTCATGTCAgggtttaattttaaaatataaaacacaaaactaattTGTCCACATTATGGAAGTGGAACAATGTAATGTTTCAGGGAAACATTGAGTTTGTAAATCTTCCATGCAACTGtcttgctttgtcttttttttttttaatcgaatTGTATTTATCCATTTAACTACTGTTACTGTTGTACTTTTTACACAGAACAgtgatgtaaacaaataaagaaaaacacttaaaaacatcTACTGCCTCTAGTCCATCTTTCAGcaccattcattcatccatcagGGCTGgggccaatcccagctgacactgggcgagaGATTGGGGTACATCCAGAGGTTACGAGACAGACGACCATTCACAGCTATTTTAATATCATACAGTGCAATATAAGTTTAGTAACACTTGcaataatgtattttaattattcCAAGGGGAAGCACCACATAGACAGTTGAAATACTTGAAGTAATAAGGTCTCCCCAAACTATCCAGgaagtgtgtgcagcagtggtgtagaaacatttcttcatagcttcattattttacagtaatttcAGTATTCAGTCTAAATACtgtttaaatttgtttgttgtcattttacCACATGCCCATCTTAACCTGGCAGCTCTGAGTAGTTAATATGACACATAAATCCAGTGAGAAATAGCAGCTAGTGGTAATGATGATGCTAAGCAAGACTGTATCCAAAGTTGGCTCGACAGGTAGTGAGAAATGAACTGTGAGTGTCCCAAAATATCAACCAGCAGTTAAGAAAACCTGCTGTTTAGCACACTCTATTCTATTATATCCTGCTGTTGTCCTCAAAATATACAAGATGTGTTACACAAGTGCAAAACTTCATATGAACCTATAAGACTACAGTGTGAACAGGCAAAACTTCACTCATTCTAACCAACGAGCCAGAAGCCCTTACTGTGCCTGTATGAGGGCGTACACAAACTCTAAATCCACTTCAACCTGATAAGGAAAGCATTGATCACAGAGTCTGACAAGGCATGTTTGCACACTTCATCAAACAGCCGTAACGCACACAATGAGCTGTGTTATCTTAAAATGAGTGCTTCTTTCTCACAGAATCTGTGCAAAAACTTTCCTCTTCTAATTATGCAATCTGGTCTAACCTGGGCggtttcattctttcatttattGAATCACTGAAAGCATGTGCTCAGTTTCAGTgatgtcagaaataaaacagaacaaacacctcttgttttccctcccattgtgtttttgttgtgtgtgtgtgtatatgtgtgtgtgctgggcgTGGCCTCCTGAAACCTTTTCACCTGActgatcacctcaccacctgcATGAATTTTACCCCTTTTTTTATACCTCTGGATAAAAGACCACTTCCACTTCTCACACTCACCCAGATTGTTCAGTTGTTATTGCGGTAACAACACTATGGTGAACTCAGTGTACTTTCTCCTTGCCGTGTCAAGCTCTGTCTCATCTTCACCCTTGTTTTTGGATTCTTGCCACCACCTGCACCCCTCATTCCCAGACCTCCACCCGCCCTGCACCATTCCCTCTGGCTGTTGAAACTGTTCTTGGTCTCTGGTTGAGTTTACATTTTGAGTATACTTACCTTCAACATAACAAAAATGACTTGAATAGTTACTCTGTTTAAGCGTCTGGGTCAGTCTTGGACCTCCCACAAACTTGCAGAATACTTCTGAGTCACAGCAGGCCTTATCTACAGATGGCAACCTCAAGCTTGTTTGGAGTTTGGGTGTTACATGTTAGATTTGCAAGACTCGAACAGCTTGTAGAAGAAATGGGCTGTTGGTGTTTATAAGGACCATCAGTGATCAATAGATGAATGTCAAACACAGAGTGAAAGTAAAGGACAGAGTGTGTTAAGATAATGAACGTTTATCACAAACTGTGATTGGTGCATTTTGGgcacaaacacaactttttaTGTTAATTCACCCAGAATATGGCTGTATTAACACATGTCTGGCGTCCCACTGATGATATAGCTCAGAAACCTGTCTATAGAGCTGTCTATAAATAGTTACTAAAGGCAATGGATAAACTGAACTGGTTAACTGAAAGATAAACCTCTTTTAAAGCATTCTAGTGTTAAATATTCAGTTAAAATCCATCAAATGAGCTCATTTAAAAGATGATGGGTGGTGTGGACACAAAGGTATTTCTATTGTTAACgatgtttttatgttcaaatCATACTTACAGGAATGCCTCACTCCCCTCAACTTTCTTATCACTAATGTTGACTCTATTTTACACCTCCCCCGTGTATAAAGATCATGACCACTAGTCACTGCTCCCAAAACTTAATCCCAAAGCTTCTGAAACAGTAAGATCTTAAAAAGATTAGGGTTAGTACATCTAAGAACATCAAGATGAACAAATTTCTGTGGAGCTGTGCAGCATTATTGACTCTGTTTGTTACAGGTAGGAgattttaaaagtattttgtaGCTGGGAAATCTTTAGGTTTGTGCAGGTTCACCATGTGTATAGATTCAAATAAGGATCATTAACATTTTGAGGTTTTCGTTTATGCTCAGAAATAATTTCAAAGCCAATAGAAATACACAAACGTCTTAACTGTCTTAAGTGGATTTAGACAATTTTTTTCTactgttaatatttttttctactgttttatatttgtattatgcTTTTTTCTGAACATAATTTCACCTTATTCAAGCTCATAACTGTGCAGAGACGGGCTATCTTGCAATACAAATTGCTTTTTATATATGATATGTGTTGTCAGAGCCAGGCtgtgatttaatttattacatttaaaaatgctaattattagttatttgatgttg
Protein-coding regions in this window:
- the spaca4l gene encoding sperm acrosome membrane-associated protein 4, whose product is MNRVILQLFALGFCFAVGQTLQCYKCNIGIWNMCLTTKMTCGSGEQCFSGIGKAASFVDISMKGCLAVAECNQTKEVNFPSSTSNSTVYTMTKTCCSTDLCNAAPGLPATSGLNLALATFTALFVAINLV
- the LOC104922519 gene encoding alpha-elapitoxin-As2a → MGRILFGVLAAVASIMLVDSLTCNQCQYGLLGFCLSSSELTCSTNTSVCFTGKATFPSVSSSVGFNTQGCREPMGCNATMNATLIGVTYQTRIECCSTDKCNPVQLSGAPSTKMTLTAALGAAILASVWGSML